The Anomaloglossus baeobatrachus isolate aAnoBae1 chromosome 10, aAnoBae1.hap1, whole genome shotgun sequence genome has a segment encoding these proteins:
- the LOC142255348 gene encoding carbohydrate sulfotransferase 5-like — translation MFNKIYPQLHRSRKKRSKPMRMIIMIVCSIVILIVLQTMHHFLMYLRTNLTAKRSDERPKDHLIILSTWRSGSSLVGQFFSQHPDVFYLKEPSWHVWKTMYQNNAESLHMSVRDLIRSVLKCDMSVFDAYIENQEKLSDLFHWESSRALCSPPACTSFSRTDIVDETSCKKMCGQWPFQKVEDTCITYSHIVLQEYRIFDLSVLYSLLNDPSINLKILHVVRDPRAIAISREQVHRDLDFDNGIVLKKENSRNNDLKILQKICESQVKIYKTSKFAVLPLSQDRYKFLRYEDLVREPLKMARELYSFANLKMPKYLEPWIYNMTHGPAQKKRKAFIINPRNALKMARDWRTVVSLKKIKEVQTVCKEAMEIFNYFFVDSEDELRNLKVDVALPRGRDDFMWDIR, via the coding sequence gaAGAAAAGATCAAAACCAATGAGAATGATCATAATGATTGTTTGTTCAATCGTCATATTGATTGTCCTCCAAACAATGCACCACTTTCTCATGTATCTGAGGACCAATTTAACTGCCAAAAGGTCAGACGAAAGGCCAAAGGATCATCTCATCATTCTCTCCACCTGGAGGTCTGGATCATCTCTGGTGGGTCAGTTCTTCAGCCAACACCCAGATGTCTTTTATTTGAAAGAGCCGTCTTGGCACGTATGGAAAACCATGTATCAAAACAACGCAGAAAGTCTTCATATGTCAGTAAGGGACCTGATTCGATCAGTCCTTAAGTGTGACATGTCCGTCTTTGATGCTTATATAGAAAACCAAGAGAAGCTGTCAGACCTGTTTCATTGGGAGTCAAGCAGGGCTCTCTGTTCTCCTCCTGCGTGTACTTCATTCTCCCGTACAGACATTGTGGACGAAACATCTTGTAAGAAAATGTGCGGCCAATGGCCGTTTCAAAAAGTTGAAGACACCTGCATTACTTATAGTCATATTGTTCTCCAAGAATATCGGATATTCGATTTATCCGTACTTTATTCTCTTTTAAATGATCCATCCATTAACCTAAAAATCCTACATGTTGTGCGTGATCCTCGAGCCATTGCCATATCTCGGGAACAGGTACATCGTGATCTAGACTTTGACAATGGAATTGTACTCAAAAAGGAGAATTCGCGAAATAATGACTTGAAAATATTACAAAAAATCTGTGAAAGTCAAGTTAAAATATACAAGACAAGCAAATTTGCTGTACTGCCATTGTCTCAAGACAGATACAAGTTCCTTAGGTATGAAGATCTAGTCAGAGAACCCCTCAAAATGGCCAGAGAGCTATATTCATTCGCTAATCTTAAAATGCCCAAATATCTAGAGCCTTGGATTTATAATATGACTCATGGCCCAGCACAAAAGAAGAGGAAAGCCTTCATTATTAACCCAAGGAACGCTCTGAAGATGGCTCGAGATTGGAGGACTGTGGTATCACTTAAGAAAATTAAGGAGGTACAGACTGTTTGTAAAGAAGCCATGGAAATATTCAATTATTTCTTTGTAGACTCGGAAGACGAATTGAGAAATTTGAAAGTAGATGTTGCGCTTCCAAGAGGTAGAGATGATTTCATGTGGGATATTAGATAG